A single window of Nicotiana sylvestris chromosome 5, ASM39365v2, whole genome shotgun sequence DNA harbors:
- the LOC138869196 gene encoding secreted RxLR effector protein 161-like has protein sequence MHRDITKSFLYLTAIRPNIMLRVGLCARLQSNPKESHLKAAKRMLRYLKGTQDLVLYYPSGDNFDLIGYANVDYSGYLGTRKQNSMTLSTVEAEYVVTASCCAQLLWIRQQLEDFRVFSDCVSLLCDNTNAFNMEKTLVQLKRTKNIDVRHQFLRDSVEKGLICMKLYRTEDQIADLFTIALSREHFEQNHLALRLIKPN, from the exons ATGCATAGAGACATCACTAAATCATTCCTCTATCTCACTGCAATTAGGCCAAACATCATGCTCAGAGTTGGGTTATGTGCAAGATTACAATccaatccaaaggaatctcatttgaaggcTGCAAAGAGAAtgctgagatatctcaaaggaacacaggacctggtCCTCTATTATCCTTCAGGAGACAACTTTGATCTTATTGGGTATGCTAACGTTGATTATTCAGGATATCTG GGTACAAGGAAGCAGAACTCTATGACACTTTCAACTGTAGAAGCTGAATATGTAGTAACTGCCTCTTGCTGTGCTCAACTTCTGTGGATCAGGCAACAATTGGAAGATTTCAGAGTATTCTCAGACTGTGTGTCGCTCTTATGTGATAATACTAATGCATTCAACATGGAAAAAACTCTAGTTCAACTTAAGAGGACTAAGAACATTGATGTACGCCATCAATTCCTCAGAGACAGTGTTGAGAAAGGGCTTATATGCATGAAATTATACAGGACTGAGGATCAAATTGCAGATCTATTTACCATAGCCCTGAGTAGAGAACACTTTGAGCAAAATCATCTGGCATTGAGGTTGATAAAACCCAATTGA
- the LOC138869195 gene encoding uncharacterized mitochondrial protein AtMg00820-like: MEEEHASYSATAKDTKWVGTMIAEIKALEDNKTWEIVPLPKGKKSIGCKWVYKINYKASTQAERYKERLVAKEFNQREGLDYQETFSHVVKMVTVRSVVALAASRQWITMPFYNRI, translated from the coding sequence ATGGAGGAAGAGCATGCTAGCTATTCTGCAACAGCTAAGGACACCAAGTGGGTAGGTACCATGATTGCTGAAATAAAAGCATTAGAGGATAATAAGACCTGGGAGATTGTTCCATTACCCAAGGGGAAGAAATCAATAGGTTGCAAGTGGGTGTACAAAATTAATTACAAGGCATCAACACAAGCTGAGAGATACAAAGAAAGACTTGTGGCTAAAGAATTTAATCAGAGAGAAGGTCTAGATTATCAAGAGACATTCTCTCATGTGGTTAAAATGGTTACTGTCAGAAGTGTAGTTGCCCTTGCAGCTTCTAGGCAATGGATTACAATGCCTTTTTATAACAGGATTTGA